One genomic region from Nostoc sphaeroides encodes:
- a CDS encoding PAS domain S-box protein: MNIEKFIQRSETLHNRLADLYQTASVLPWISPDLLPQAFKELYNTSKVVQLAAEELHQQNEELLQTRNCLEKERQHYQELFEFAPDAYLVTNTQGIIQEANFTAAKLLNISKQFLVGKPMINFVPLEERQHLRNELIELSQSDRVKELLIRLQQHHGELFDAALTVAVARNAQGKATSLRWVLRNISERKGAESTVVKNDSNLLYDRAVQKYSKGETIPLNPLVILYVCQGLVKLSTYCETGEEVLIGLATPEMVFGSSLTSLNIYQATALSDVELVSIYAAEIAASPNLSHILLPKINQRLRQTESFLVICGRRRVQERLHHLLQLLKQEVGETVPEGSRLSVRFTHEDIASACCTTRVTITRLIGKLQEEGLISFDLKKHMILRGFN, encoded by the coding sequence GTGAACATAGAAAAATTTATCCAACGCTCAGAAACATTGCACAATCGTTTGGCAGATTTATATCAAACTGCTAGTGTATTACCTTGGATTTCACCTGATCTGCTACCGCAAGCTTTTAAGGAACTCTATAACACCTCAAAGGTAGTGCAGTTAGCAGCAGAGGAACTCCATCAGCAAAATGAGGAACTATTACAAACACGGAATTGCTTAGAAAAAGAACGCCAACACTATCAAGAATTATTCGAGTTTGCGCCTGACGCTTATTTAGTGACTAATACACAAGGAATCATTCAAGAAGCTAACTTCACCGCAGCTAAATTGCTCAATATTTCAAAGCAATTTTTGGTGGGCAAACCAATGATTAACTTCGTCCCTCTAGAAGAACGTCAGCATCTCCGTAACGAACTTATCGAACTATCTCAATCAGACAGAGTTAAAGAGCTATTGATACGCTTGCAACAACATCATGGCGAGTTATTTGATGCAGCTTTGACAGTGGCAGTTGCCCGGAATGCGCAGGGTAAGGCAACCTCTTTACGCTGGGTGTTACGTAATATTTCTGAACGGAAAGGAGCAGAATCAACAGTTGTCAAAAACGATAGCAACCTCTTGTACGATCGCGCTGTGCAAAAATATTCTAAAGGAGAAACTATTCCCCTTAACCCATTAGTAATTTTGTATGTTTGTCAGGGTTTGGTCAAACTTAGTACTTACTGTGAAACGGGTGAAGAAGTTTTAATAGGATTGGCAACACCAGAAATGGTTTTTGGCTCTAGTTTGACATCTCTAAACATTTACCAAGCAACAGCCCTCTCTGATGTTGAGTTGGTGTCAATTTACGCAGCAGAGATAGCAGCTTCCCCCAACCTGAGCCATATCCTTTTACCAAAAATTAATCAGCGCTTACGCCAAACAGAATCTTTTTTAGTGATTTGTGGAAGACGACGGGTACAAGAGCGCTTACACCATTTATTACAACTTTTAAAACAGGAAGTTGGTGAAACTGTGCCGGAGGGAAGTCGCCTAAGTGTTCGCTTTACTCACGAAGATATTGCTAGCGCTTGCTGCACTACCAGGGTTACAATTACACGATTGATCGGCAAATTACAAGAAGAAGGTTTAATCAGTTTTGACTTAAAAAAACACATGATTTTGAGAGGGTTTAATTAA
- the egtD gene encoding L-histidine N(alpha)-methyltransferase, translating to MSISKAVNRNVTFQNTVEKRLQMQRLIGATQIVAPSTGSDVVKGLTQTSKSLPPCYFYDDRGSELFEQICDLPEYYLTRTETMILQQYAGEIAKITGACELVELGSGSSTKTRILLDAYQQLDYPLYYLPIDVSTGILESSAKQLLKDYPLLQVYALAGTYELALAKLLPTQLSSRMICFIGSSLGNITPNECDVFFSQITEALQVGEYFLLGIDLRKPKQILEPAYNDSQGVTAAFNLNMLEHLNQRFEGNFDTTQFEHWAFYNESEHQIEMHLRSLRSQIVELRALNLKVNFALGETILTEISRKFDLNIIKQQLTAQGLLPLHVWTDANQWFGLLLCQLQA from the coding sequence ATGTCGATATCTAAAGCTGTAAACAGGAACGTTACTTTTCAAAACACCGTTGAAAAACGCTTGCAGATGCAGCGTTTGATAGGAGCAACTCAAATAGTTGCACCTAGTACTGGGAGCGATGTAGTGAAGGGATTAACTCAAACATCTAAATCTCTACCCCCCTGTTACTTTTATGATGACCGTGGTTCTGAGCTATTTGAGCAAATCTGTGATTTACCAGAATATTATCTCACACGCACAGAAACAATGATTTTACAGCAGTATGCTGGCGAAATTGCCAAGATAACTGGCGCTTGTGAATTAGTAGAACTTGGCAGTGGCAGTTCTACCAAAACCCGCATTTTACTAGATGCCTACCAGCAGCTAGACTATCCCCTGTACTACTTACCAATTGATGTGTCTACAGGTATCTTGGAAAGTAGCGCCAAGCAGTTATTAAAAGATTATCCTTTACTGCAAGTTTATGCTTTAGCGGGAACCTATGAATTAGCCCTTGCAAAACTCCTACCGACACAATTATCCAGCAGGATGATTTGTTTTATTGGTAGCAGCTTAGGTAATATTACACCTAATGAGTGTGATGTATTCTTCTCTCAAATTACAGAAGCCCTACAAGTAGGTGAGTATTTCTTGTTGGGGATAGATTTACGAAAGCCGAAACAGATTTTAGAACCAGCTTATAACGACAGCCAAGGAGTGACGGCAGCATTTAACCTCAATATGCTGGAGCATTTAAATCAACGGTTTGAAGGGAATTTTGACACCACCCAGTTTGAACACTGGGCATTTTACAATGAAAGTGAGCATCAAATAGAAATGCATTTACGCAGCCTGCGATCGCAAATTGTAGAATTACGCGCTCTTAACCTCAAGGTTAATTTTGCACTAGGTGAGACTATCCTCACCGAAATTTCCCGCAAATTTGACCTCAATATTATCAAGCAGCAACTCACCGCACAGGGTTTATTACCTCTTCATGTGTGGACAGATGCAAATCAATGGTTTGGTTTATTGCTCTGTCAGCTGCAAGCATAA
- the egtC gene encoding ergothioneine biosynthesis protein EgtC, with amino-acid sequence MGRLLAYLGSPVSLDHLLYKPEHSLILQSYQPREMTSGVVNADGFGVGWYHSHKDIEPFTYKNTLPIWNDINLPSLSRYVESKCILAYVGSGTSEQAVNFINCQPFNHQQQLFIHDGQIENFRKTLHRKIRSTLTQDFYEKINGSTDSEHIFALLLSQSKINKHRSPEYALRTTLLTLLEMAKRYQVEASINVIFSDGHRLIASRFATTSPAPSLYWIRDDPTFSKSVIIASEPLFIGNWIAFPENSIITVEADCEIKIEQI; translated from the coding sequence ATGGGTCGTTTACTTGCTTACCTCGGTTCGCCTGTTTCTTTAGATCATCTTTTGTATAAACCAGAACACTCACTGATACTCCAGAGCTATCAACCCCGCGAAATGACCTCTGGGGTAGTAAATGCAGATGGCTTTGGTGTGGGTTGGTATCATAGCCACAAAGATATCGAACCCTTTACATACAAAAATACCCTACCTATTTGGAATGACATAAACTTACCCAGTCTCAGTCGTTACGTTGAATCAAAGTGTATACTTGCTTATGTTGGTAGTGGTACATCCGAACAAGCCGTAAATTTTATTAATTGTCAGCCCTTTAACCATCAACAACAGCTATTTATTCACGATGGACAAATCGAAAATTTTCGCAAAACATTACACAGAAAAATTCGCAGCACTTTAACTCAGGATTTTTACGAAAAAATTAATGGAAGTACTGACTCCGAACACATTTTTGCATTGTTACTTTCACAAAGTAAAATTAACAAACATCGATCTCCAGAGTATGCTTTACGTACTACATTATTAACACTATTAGAGATGGCAAAGCGCTATCAAGTAGAAGCGTCAATCAATGTAATATTTAGTGACGGACATCGCCTGATAGCTTCTCGCTTTGCTACCACTTCCCCGGCTCCATCTCTTTACTGGATTCGAGATGATCCAACTTTTTCAAAATCTGTAATTATTGCGTCGGAACCTTTATTTATAGGTAATTGGATTGCTTTTCCAGAAAATAGCATCATTACTGTAGAAGCAGACTGTGAGATCAAAATTGAGCAAATTTAG
- a CDS encoding DNA polymerase beta superfamily protein produces the protein MMNIPPSINTIIGQQPYPLLFTIISGSHLYGFPSPDSDYDLRGVHILPVREVVGLETGSETIEVSEVRESLEIDLVTHDVKKFFLMLLKKNGYVLEQLYSPLILTTSPEHEELKFIAKNCITRHHSYHYLGFAATQWKLFNQEQTHRIKPLLYVYRVLLTGIHLMQTGILEVNLIKLNEVFNLPYIPDLIAQKLAGTEKSILSDINVAFHQIEYEHLRNNLQEAYQSSPLPEVPSANADLHNLLVRLRMRSYELQVNNS, from the coding sequence ATGATGAATATTCCACCTTCTATTAACACAATTATTGGGCAACAGCCTTACCCGCTTTTATTCACCATCATCAGTGGTTCTCACTTATATGGTTTTCCGTCACCTGATTCTGATTATGACTTACGTGGTGTGCATATTTTACCAGTTAGAGAAGTGGTGGGCTTAGAGACTGGGAGTGAAACTATTGAAGTTTCAGAAGTTCGGGAATCTTTGGAAATTGATTTAGTTACTCATGATGTCAAAAAATTCTTTTTGATGCTACTTAAAAAGAATGGTTACGTATTAGAACAACTGTATTCACCTTTAATATTAACCACTTCACCCGAACATGAAGAATTAAAATTTATTGCTAAAAATTGCATTACCCGTCATCATAGTTACCACTATCTTGGTTTTGCTGCAACACAATGGAAACTTTTTAATCAAGAACAGACACATCGAATCAAGCCATTACTTTATGTTTATCGAGTTCTATTAACTGGGATTCATCTGATGCAAACAGGGATACTTGAAGTTAACTTAATTAAGCTGAATGAGGTTTTTAATTTACCATATATTCCTGATTTAATTGCCCAGAAGTTAGCAGGTACAGAAAAGTCTATTTTGTCAGATATTAATGTAGCTTTTCATCAAATAGAATATGAACATCTGCGTAATAATTTGCAGGAGGCATATCAATCTAGCCCATTACCTGAAGTACCTTCAGCGAATGCGGATTTGCATAATTTGTTGGTACGCCTGAGAATGAGGAGCTATGAATTACAAGTTAACAACTCATAA
- a CDS encoding DUF423 domain-containing protein — protein MTQIFLSVAAILGGLSVAAGAFASHALREKISERSLEIFETGARYQMYHALALFLVAILISRTEFPQPTLVASGWLFIIGIAIFSGSLYALSLTGIKSLGAIAPLGGAAFLAAWGTLAFAAWNLKL, from the coding sequence ATGACGCAGATTTTTTTGAGTGTAGCTGCTATTTTAGGCGGTTTGTCAGTTGCTGCTGGTGCTTTTGCTTCCCATGCCTTACGGGAAAAGATTAGTGAGCGATCGCTAGAAATTTTTGAAACTGGCGCTCGTTACCAAATGTATCATGCTCTAGCACTTTTTCTCGTAGCAATACTAATTAGTCGCACCGAATTCCCTCAACCCACTCTCGTAGCCAGTGGATGGCTGTTTATCATTGGCATTGCTATTTTCTCAGGAAGCTTGTACGCCCTTAGCTTAACCGGTATTAAATCTTTAGGAGCGATCGCACCATTAGGCGGCGCAGCTTTTCTTGCTGCTTGGGGTACTTTAGCTTTTGCCGCTTGGAATTTGAAGTTGTAA
- the bchM gene encoding magnesium protoporphyrin IX methyltransferase, whose product MNVADDKTIVREYFNSTGFDRWKRIYGDGEVNKVQLDIRNGHQQTVDTVLGWLKADNNLPELSICDAGCGVGSLSIPLAVDGAKVYAADISEKMVEEGKDRAKQTLPNAENPTFAVQDLESLSGSYHTVICLDVLIHYPQEKADEMISHLCSLAQSRIILSFAPKTCALSILKKIGSFFPGPSKATRAYLHREADVVRILESNGFSLERKAMTKTRFYFSRLLEATRK is encoded by the coding sequence ATGAACGTAGCCGACGATAAAACGATTGTTCGTGAGTATTTCAATTCCACCGGATTTGACCGTTGGAAGCGAATCTACGGCGATGGCGAAGTCAACAAAGTCCAACTAGACATCCGCAATGGACACCAGCAAACTGTGGATACAGTTCTCGGCTGGCTGAAGGCTGATAACAATTTACCAGAGCTATCAATCTGCGATGCTGGGTGTGGTGTCGGTAGTCTCAGCATCCCTCTAGCGGTAGATGGTGCGAAAGTCTATGCCGCCGATATTTCTGAAAAAATGGTGGAAGAAGGCAAGGATAGAGCCAAGCAAACTTTGCCAAATGCCGAAAATCCGACTTTTGCCGTGCAAGATTTGGAATCGTTGAGTGGTAGTTACCATACCGTTATTTGCTTGGATGTTCTCATCCACTACCCCCAAGAAAAAGCGGATGAGATGATTTCTCACCTCTGTTCTTTAGCACAGTCGCGGATAATTCTCAGTTTTGCACCGAAGACCTGCGCCCTAAGTATACTCAAAAAAATTGGCAGTTTCTTTCCTGGGCCAAGTAAAGCGACTCGTGCATATTTGCATCGTGAGGCTGATGTGGTGAGAATCTTGGAAAGCAATGGCTTTTCATTGGAACGAAAAGCGATGACGAAGACTCGTTTCTATTTTTCCCGCCTACTTGAAGCTACACGCAAGTAA
- a CDS encoding cation:proton antiporter, whose product MALNSLTDSPIVAFTILLTVIFTVPPIFERLRLPGLVGLLVAGILLGQNGLKLLNPESETINLLSEIGKLYLMFVAGLEIDLEQFRKTRNRSIGFGTLTFLVPMIAGIATGRLFNFGWNSSFLIGSLLASHTLLAYPIVSRLGVVGNEAVTVTIGATIFTDTGALLVLAICVGIHGGQFSAMSLAILLGGLAIYTAVVLFGFDWAGKEFFRRSGDEQSKQFLFILLALFLASVGAQVIGVEKIVGAFLAGLAVNDVLGRSPVKEKIEFIGSVLFIPCFFVDMGLLINIPAFIKTLSSIWLTLVIVVALIGSKFIAALLAKLLYRYNTAELLTMWSLSLPQVAATLAATLVAYQTVNPAGERLISEAVLNSVIVLMLVTAILGPIITARFAPSLQLSQTDFETDSLTTWWQGNEDEQVDKNEYPFTVVVPIYNPQTQRYLIEMAALLASHESGRIVPLAITRAHIQMDDPQLVTALDQSRERLKLAKEISQEFDVEVLPAIRIDDDAALGISRTSREQNASLIVMGWSRTTGLRARLFGNVIDSVFWSSHCPVAVTRLLSSPKTIQRILVPVGDLTRETIGALRFAQILADVNQAEVVLLHVSARKTPPNRVENFVSQLSDITSKGQLQVNTNIQTIKGDDVARVIIREAQAFDLAVLRSVRYRTAGGLAVSEVTTQLLRELTCSIVLLGEPHS is encoded by the coding sequence ATGGCACTAAACTCCCTAACAGACAGTCCTATTGTTGCATTTACAATTCTCCTAACAGTAATCTTTACTGTACCTCCTATATTTGAGCGATTACGGCTACCTGGATTAGTGGGGTTGTTGGTGGCAGGTATATTACTAGGGCAAAATGGACTAAAGTTATTAAACCCTGAGTCTGAAACTATCAATCTGCTCTCGGAGATCGGCAAGCTTTATTTGATGTTTGTAGCAGGGTTAGAAATTGACTTAGAGCAGTTTCGTAAAACTAGAAATCGCTCAATTGGGTTTGGCACTTTAACATTTTTAGTTCCAATGATTGCTGGCATTGCTACAGGAAGATTATTCAATTTTGGCTGGAATTCCTCCTTCCTAATTGGTTCTTTACTGGCCTCTCATACCCTCTTAGCATATCCAATTGTGAGTCGTTTGGGAGTGGTAGGCAATGAAGCTGTAACCGTCACGATTGGTGCCACAATTTTTACTGACACAGGTGCTTTGCTAGTATTAGCTATTTGTGTTGGAATTCATGGAGGACAATTCTCCGCCATGAGTTTAGCGATTTTATTAGGTGGATTAGCAATTTACACTGCTGTTGTCCTGTTTGGCTTTGACTGGGCAGGAAAAGAGTTTTTTCGCCGCTCTGGGGATGAACAAAGTAAGCAGTTTTTGTTTATCTTACTAGCATTATTTTTGGCATCTGTTGGAGCGCAGGTAATTGGAGTTGAAAAAATTGTTGGTGCTTTTTTAGCAGGTTTAGCTGTCAACGACGTTCTGGGACGTAGCCCAGTTAAAGAAAAAATCGAGTTTATTGGTAGTGTTTTATTTATCCCTTGTTTCTTTGTGGACATGGGATTATTGATTAATATTCCTGCATTTATCAAAACCCTCAGTTCAATTTGGCTGACTCTAGTAATTGTAGTGGCTTTGATTGGCAGCAAATTTATAGCGGCATTGTTAGCTAAATTATTGTATCGCTATAACACAGCAGAATTGCTAACGATGTGGTCATTGTCATTACCACAGGTAGCAGCCACACTAGCAGCAACGTTGGTTGCTTATCAAACTGTAAATCCTGCTGGTGAGCGCTTAATCAGTGAAGCTGTCTTAAACAGTGTGATTGTGCTTATGCTGGTGACAGCTATTTTGGGCCCTATAATAACAGCACGATTTGCTCCTTCACTACAGCTTTCTCAGACAGATTTTGAAACTGATAGTTTGACAACTTGGTGGCAAGGTAATGAAGATGAGCAAGTAGATAAAAACGAATATCCATTTACTGTAGTAGTGCCAATATACAACCCCCAAACCCAGCGCTATTTAATAGAAATGGCAGCGCTACTGGCTAGTCATGAATCTGGAAGAATTGTGCCATTAGCTATTACTAGAGCACATATTCAGATGGATGATCCACAATTAGTAACAGCACTCGACCAAAGCCGGGAAAGATTGAAATTAGCTAAAGAAATCAGTCAAGAATTTGATGTGGAAGTATTACCAGCAATTCGGATTGATGATGATGCAGCTTTGGGGATTAGCCGCACCAGTCGAGAACAAAATGCTAGTTTAATAGTGATGGGTTGGTCGCGGACAACAGGTTTGCGTGCCCGTTTATTTGGTAATGTAATTGATAGCGTTTTCTGGTCTTCTCACTGTCCAGTAGCAGTAACACGCCTCTTAAGTAGTCCCAAGACAATTCAAAGAATTCTTGTACCAGTTGGAGACTTAACGCGAGAAACTATAGGCGCTTTGAGATTTGCCCAGATTTTGGCTGATGTTAATCAAGCAGAAGTTGTGTTGTTACACGTATCTGCTCGCAAAACACCACCGAATCGGGTAGAAAACTTTGTATCTCAATTGTCTGATATTACTTCTAAAGGTCAGTTACAGGTGAATACGAATATCCAAACAATCAAGGGTGATGATGTTGCTAGAGTCATAATTCGGGAGGCTCAGGCATTTGATTTAGCGGTGTTACGTTCCGTTCGTTATCGCACAGCAGGTGGATTAGCCGTCAGCGAAGTGACAACGCAGTTACTTCGAGAATTGACCTGTTCAATTGTGTTGTTGGGAGAACCTCATTCGTGA